The genomic window ATCGCATTTATGCCGTCATCAAGGGAATGGGCACCTCCAGCGATGGCAAATCTAAGAGCATTTATGCCCCTCGTTCGGAAGGGCAAGCCGTAGCGTTGCGTCGAGCTTATGAAGATGCTGGATTTTCACCCTCAACCGTCGGTCTGATTGAAGCTCATGGTACAGGAACCGTCGCTGGCGATCCGACAGAGTTTGCAGGCTTAAATGAAGTTTTTAGCCAAAACAACCCCCAAAAACAACATATTGCTTTGGGGAGTGTTAAGTCTCAGATTGGACATACAAAAGCAACAGCAGGTGCAGCCAGCCTGATCAAAACGGCTTTGGCTTTGCACCACAAGATATTACCCCCCACGATTAATATCACCCAACCCAACCCTAGACTTAAAATTGAAGAATCACCCTTCTATTTGAATACCGAAACCCGACCCTGGATTGGCATTGATGCTGAAACGCCAAGAAGAGCAGGGGTCAGTGCGTTTGGCTTTGGAGGCACAAATTATCATGTCGTCCTCGAAGAATATCAAAGGGAACATCAGCAGGCTTATCGTTTACACAGTACGCCAGCGACCATTCTGCTGGACGCTCCAACAGTAGGAGAATTATTAGCGAAGTGTGAAACCCTAGAGTCGCAATTAGCAAGCGATCGCGGTACACAACATTACACAGAACTTGTCACCGCTGCGAGTTTGAAAATTCCCGTTGCCTCAGCCAGAGTGGGATTTGTCGCCACCTCTGCCGCAGAAGCGCGTGAATTATTGCAGATTACGATTGACTTACTGAAAAACAAGGCAACAGCCCAATCGTGGGAGCATCCCAAAGGAATCTATTACCGCAAAACTAGCCTGAACCCCCAAGGGAAAGTAGTAGCGCTGTTTTCGGGGCAAGGTTCGCAGTATTTGGAGATGGGTAAGGAACTTGTCCTTAACTTCCCTCAGCTTCGCCAAGCTTACAGCGATATGGACAAATACCTGGGTAAAAATGGGTTGCCACCCATTTCCCAAGTCGTTTTCCCGTGTCCTGTTTTTGACAACGCCCAAAAGGATGCCCAAATTGCGGCATTGCAACAAACCGAAAATGCCCAACCCGCAATTGGTGCCTTGAGTTTTGGTCTCTACAAAATTCTAGAAGAGGCAGGGTTCAAGCCTGATTTTGTGGCAGGGCACAGCTTTGGGGAACTGACGGCACTATGGGCGGCGGGCGTTCTGAATGACGAAGATTACTTTTTCCTCGTCAAAGCCAGAGGTCAAGCAATGGCATCTCCCGACGATCCAAAAGTCGATACCGGCATGATGCTGGCGGTGAAAGGGGATATTTATAAAGTCAAAGAAGTTGTCGAGAATTTCCCCAAAATCACCATTGCCAACTGGAACTCTAACAATCAGGTGGTATTAGCGGGAGCGAAGGGAGAAATCGCCAAAGTCCAGCAGAAATTGGAGCAGCTTGGGTATTCGGTTGTTTTACTACCCGTTTCCGCAGCTTTCCATTCACCGTTTGTCGCTCACGCTCAAAAACGGTTTGCGGAGGTGCTGGATCGAGTTACTTTCAATCAGCCGAAGATCCCGGTATACTCCAATACAACCGGAAATCTTTATCCAGACAATTCCCATACCATCGGACAAACCTTAGCTGCACATATTGTCAATCCTGTGCATTTTAAGCAGGAAGTTGAAAATATTTACGCAGCCGGGGGATATTTCTTTGTCGAATTTGGCCCTAGGAATATCCTGACCAATCTGGTGAAGAATATCCTCGAAAATCGACCCCATTTGGCGATCGCTTTGAATGCTAGTAGCAAAGGGGATAGCCAGCGCCAGTTGTGCGAAGCCTTTGTTCAGTTGCGCGTGGCTGGCTTGTCTTTACAAAACCTCGATCCTTACCTAGTTAAACCAAAAGCATCCAATTCTCAGCAAAAGAAGAGATTGAATGTGCCTTTAAACGGCGCTAACTATGTTAGTGAAAAAACCAAAGCTGCTTTTGAACAAGCTTTGCAAAACGGACACCAAGTTAAGGGAAATCCAGAAAGGGAAAACCGGAATGGGAAATCGACACAGGAGCCGAAGAAATCTTTAGCCCCGAAACCAACACCACAAATCGCCCCAATCCCTAGTCCTCAACCCGTAATTCCCGTAGCCGCAATTCCCGTAGTCAAAATGCCAGAGCCGATACCAGTTCCACCCGCAACCAAATCAGAGGCGCAACCAATGCCACAATCTTCTGGAAATAATCAGGGTCTTCTAGAAAGTTTAGAGCGCAACATGATGCGCTTTCACGAGCATCAAGCTGCCAGCCAGCAAGTTCACGAACAATACCTGAAAAATCAGTTGGAATATTCCCAAAGATTTTTCCAGCTCATGCAGCAACATTATTCCCTTTTGGGTGCTGGTAATGGTGCCAATGGGTCAGTTGTGAATGGTCAGGTGTCAATCGCGCCCGTTCGGAGCTTGGAACAAGGGCAAAACGGACAAGCGACATCTGAAAAACCACAGTATTCGGTTGTTGCCCCCACTACCCCGGCTGTTGCGCCGACGCCTGTGCCAGATGCC from Coleofasciculus sp. FACHB-1120 includes these protein-coding regions:
- a CDS encoding type I polyketide synthase, with the translated sequence MKSDKSLINNKIKRQLQQTPVAIIGMGCIFPQARTLEEYWENIVTKTDCISDVPPSRWRIEDYYDPDPKAPDKTYCKRGGFIPDIDFDPMEFGLPPNILEVTDVAQMLSLVVAKQAMEDAGYGESRDFNRKGTGVILGVGGGQKLITPLTTRLQYPVWEKVLKNSGVSDEDTQKIIEKIKLAYIGWEENSFPGMLGNVIAGRIANRLDLGGINCVVDAACAGSLSALRMALSELTEYRSDMMIAGGVDADNSIFMYMCFSKTPAFSKEGNSRPFDINSDGMLLGEGMGMMVLKRLEDAERDGDRIYAVIKGMGTSSDGKSKSIYAPRSEGQAVALRRAYEDAGFSPSTVGLIEAHGTGTVAGDPTEFAGLNEVFSQNNPQKQHIALGSVKSQIGHTKATAGAASLIKTALALHHKILPPTINITQPNPRLKIEESPFYLNTETRPWIGIDAETPRRAGVSAFGFGGTNYHVVLEEYQREHQQAYRLHSTPATILLDAPTVGELLAKCETLESQLASDRGTQHYTELVTAASLKIPVASARVGFVATSAAEARELLQITIDLLKNKATAQSWEHPKGIYYRKTSLNPQGKVVALFSGQGSQYLEMGKELVLNFPQLRQAYSDMDKYLGKNGLPPISQVVFPCPVFDNAQKDAQIAALQQTENAQPAIGALSFGLYKILEEAGFKPDFVAGHSFGELTALWAAGVLNDEDYFFLVKARGQAMASPDDPKVDTGMMLAVKGDIYKVKEVVENFPKITIANWNSNNQVVLAGAKGEIAKVQQKLEQLGYSVVLLPVSAAFHSPFVAHAQKRFAEVLDRVTFNQPKIPVYSNTTGNLYPDNSHTIGQTLAAHIVNPVHFKQEVENIYAAGGYFFVEFGPRNILTNLVKNILENRPHLAIALNASSKGDSQRQLCEAFVQLRVAGLSLQNLDPYLVKPKASNSQQKKRLNVPLNGANYVSEKTKAAFEQALQNGHQVKGNPERENRNGKSTQEPKKSLAPKPTPQIAPIPSPQPVIPVAAIPVVKMPEPIPVPPATKSEAQPMPQSSGNNQGLLESLERNMMRFHEHQAASQQVHEQYLKNQLEYSQRFFQLMQQHYSLLGAGNGANGSVVNGQVSIAPVRSLEQGQNGQATSEKPQYSVVAPTTPAVAPTPVPDAVFASVPVSQPVSSNGSQPAQARQVETSLQNQIAQAEQVEVAPSIIETTSSPSVSPSVTAPAVDLTPLIESLLEVVSEKTGYPTEMLELSMDMEADLGIDSIKRVEILGAMQELFPDLPPVNPEQLAELRTLAQIVEYMGNKAPSTEVEVSSPMAAVSAKAENGFASQEKATALIQSLLEVVSEKTGYPTEMLELSMDMEADLGIDSIKRVEILGAMQELFPDLPPVNPEQLAELRTLAQIVEYMSQESRVAEKKT